A single window of Pseudomonas lijiangensis DNA harbors:
- a CDS encoding hydroxyacid dehydrogenase, whose translation MTRTILLTGPELAADAMNLAASQGIRVIPTTPYLPAEELEAIIRAEQPDAIIVRQGQLTRAMIEASPRLKVIAKHGVGFNTIDIQAAAALGVPVSIAVGANAQSVAEHAFALMFSVARQTALLDARMRDGHWDKSSANGIELSGKTLGLVGLGSIGSILMDLVAPLQMKVKVYDPYLQQLPERAHVSREEDFDRLLAESDVISLHCPLTDANYNLIGAAQFQRMRPGCILINTARGELIDTQALVDALSEGKIAGAGLDTFNPEPPPADSPLWGLPTLVATPHVGANTSEARDRVGLVALRQIIDVWEGTPLDPRCVVNRHLLDH comes from the coding sequence ATGACCCGAACCATCCTGCTCACCGGGCCCGAACTCGCAGCGGACGCCATGAATCTGGCTGCAAGCCAAGGCATCAGGGTGATCCCCACAACGCCCTATCTCCCCGCCGAAGAACTGGAAGCGATCATTCGCGCCGAGCAACCCGATGCGATCATCGTTCGCCAGGGTCAGCTGACCCGCGCCATGATCGAGGCATCCCCCAGGCTCAAGGTGATCGCCAAGCATGGTGTGGGTTTCAACACCATCGATATTCAGGCGGCTGCCGCTCTGGGCGTGCCGGTCAGCATTGCGGTGGGTGCCAACGCGCAGTCCGTTGCCGAGCACGCCTTTGCACTCATGTTCAGCGTGGCCCGCCAGACCGCTCTTCTGGATGCACGCATGCGTGATGGTCACTGGGACAAGTCTTCAGCGAACGGCATTGAATTGTCTGGCAAGACCCTTGGCCTGGTGGGACTGGGTTCGATCGGCAGCATCCTGATGGACCTGGTGGCACCGCTGCAGATGAAGGTGAAGGTCTATGACCCCTATCTGCAGCAATTGCCCGAGCGGGCTCATGTATCGCGCGAAGAGGATTTCGACCGTCTCCTGGCCGAAAGCGATGTCATCAGCCTGCATTGCCCGCTGACAGACGCCAATTACAACCTGATCGGTGCTGCGCAATTCCAGCGCATGCGCCCTGGCTGCATTCTCATCAATACAGCCCGCGGCGAGCTGATCGATACCCAGGCTCTGGTTGACGCACTGAGCGAAGGCAAGATAGCGGGCGCCGGCCTGGACACCTTCAACCCCGAGCCCCCGCCGGCCGACAGTCCGCTCTGGGGCCTACCGACACTGGTCGCGACTCCGCATGTAGGCGCCAACACCTCCGAAGCGCGAGATCGCGTGGGGCTCGTCGCACTTCGCCAGATCATTGATGTATGGGAAGGCACTCCCCTGGACCCTCGGTGCGTGGTCAACCGCCACCTGCTCGACCATTGA